A window from Citrus sinensis cultivar Valencia sweet orange chromosome 3, DVS_A1.0, whole genome shotgun sequence encodes these proteins:
- the LOC102624411 gene encoding rho GDP-dissociation inhibitor 1-like, translating to MESGKKEEAGPSRGVVNAEEKKDKQREMKTEKPLTISEVLLADEEEEEEYDDEDVKEGDGVVAGFSPGPLVSLKEQIEKDKDDDSLRRWKEKLLGCVEGDLNGQMEPEVKFHSIGIISDDFGEITTPLPIDKNQNGHVLFTLKEGSRFQLKLTFNVMHNIVSGLTYSNTVWKAGLQVDQSKGMLGTFAPQREPYVHTLEEETTPSGALARGLYSAKLKFEDDDRRCHMELNYSFEIKKSR from the exons ATGGAGAGCGGGAAGAAGGAAGAAGCAGGGCCATCAAGGGGTGTTGTCAATGCTGAAGAGAAGAAAGATAAGCAAAGAGAAATGAAGACTGAGAAACCACTGACAATAAGTGAAGTTCTGCTagctgatgaagaagaagaagaagaatatgatgatgaagatgttaAGGAAGGTGATGGAGTTGTTGCTGGCTTTAGTCCAGGGCCTTTGGTTTCCCTCAAAGAACAGATTGAGAAAGATAAG GATGATGATAGCTTAAGGAGATGGAAGGAGAAGCTGCTTGGTTGCGTCGAAGGAGATTTAAATG GCCAAATGGAACCTGAAGTCAAGTTCCATTCCATTGGAATAATATCTGATGACTTTGGGGAAATTACTACTCCTTTGCCCATTGACAAAAATCAGAATGGTCATGTCCTTTTTACTCTGAAGGAGGGATCTCGGTTCCAGCTTAAGCTAACATTCAATGTTATGCACAACATTGTTTCTGGCCTTACCTACTCCAACACAGTGTGGAAGGCAGGACTCCAAG TTGATcaaagcaaagggatgttggGCACTTTTGCTCCTCAGCGGGAACCATATGTGCATACTTTGGAAGAGGAGACAACTCCATCTGGTGCGCTAGCTCGAGGTCTTTATTCGGCAAAGCTTAAG TTTGAAGATGACGATAGAAGGTGTCACATGGAACTCAATTATTCCTTTGAAATCAAGAAGAGCAGATAG